GAAAAATTCCCGGAATAACTGTTTATCCAAAAGTTTTATTACCAATTCATTCCAAAGAAGCAAAAGGCGGAGCGGCCATATTAATAGATACTAATATCCCTATTTGGATGATAAAAAAAGGAATATTGGAATATTCTCTTGATGATTCATCATGGAAAAAAGTTCCAATAACCAAAATTATATTTCTCAATGATTTAAGTCCCGGTGAACATAACATAAAATTAAGGGTAATTAGAAAAGGTATTGAAGAAAAATTTTCTAATGAAGATTTTAAAGTAACCAGCGAAAACAATATAAATGTTAAAATAAAAATATATATAGAAATATTGGCTAAAATAAGATTTATTGATAAAAATAAAAATATTTTGAAGAATGTAAAAATTATTCTTGATGAAAATTTAAAATATTTTTTTGATGATGAAGATAAAACATTTATTATTAAATCAAAAAATTTTTATAAAACTTTTTTAATAAAAGCATATTATAAAAATGAAATATTAAAAATTTTGATAGATCCTGGTAATGAAAAAGAATATAATCCATATTTAATTAAAAAATTTGAAATAACAGATAATGATGGAAAAATAGCATTATTTAATTTTAATAATTTTTCATCTTCTTTGTTAAATAAAATGAAAAAATTAGTTCAAAATATAAAAGTATCAGAAATTAATAGTTTCGATAACTTGAATAAGTATTCTCTATTAATTATTTCAAATGATAATTGGTCAGATTTATATTTTATTGAGAGTTACGAGAAAGAATCAATAATAAACTTTTTGAATAATGGTGGAAAAATTTTATCTTTTTATGACAACTCAGCTGATTCATTCCTATTATCAAATGGATTTATAAAAAATATAAGATCTTTTGAAGAATATGAGGGTGGAGTATTTCAATTGGATAATATAAAATTTAGAATCCATTCAAAAACTTATACTTATCTTCCATCTATTAATGAAGAGATTATAGCAATGTATAATGGAGAAGCTGTAATGTATTTAAACGAATTTGGAAATGGTAAAATCTATATATGTGGAATCAAACCAGAATTTTTATCAGATGAGGATTTCCTATACCTTATAAATTATGTACAAAATAATTAAATAAATAAAATATATCTTAAAGGAGTGAGCATATGAAAAAATTTTATTTCTTGATTTTATTACTTGCCTTTATATTATTATTTTTCTCTGGTTGTATATTGACACGAGAAGTACCAAAACCCGATCCTGGAAAAGATATATATATAATTCTCGATGGAAGTGAAAACGAAATAACGGTAAAGTTAAATTGGAAAGTTGATACTCAAGAACCATTAAAATATATGGTTTATTTTGGAAAAAATCCTGATAAAATGGATAAAATAGCAGAAATTGAGAAAATAGCAGAGTTTACTTATAAGTTTAAATATACACCAACTATTAAAACCTATTATTGGAAAGTAGTGGCTGTAAATGCTGCAGGAAAAAGAGCGATAAGTGATATAAGAAGAATATACATTATACTAAAACCTGAAGCAAAAATTAATATAAAAAGCGAAGTAACAGAAACATCAACAAAAAATGAATATATATTAAGAGAAAATGATTTAAAATATAGCATTGAATTAACCCCAAAAGATGAAAGATTATCAAATTATGAATATGAATATGAATATAGAGAAAAAATTATTTATGAAGGCGAAACAATATCTGAAGCTACAAAAATAGTAAACGATATATTTGAATTTGAAAATATTATAGAAGATAAAGGATTAGGAAAATATGAAATAAAAGTATTTCCATATTACAAGAATAAAACAACAAATGAAACCATAGATGGTAAAGAGATTCATGTCATAGTAAACAGAGATAATTATTTTCCTGAGATAACAGAAATAAACCATATAGTAACAGGAGAAAAAGCCATAAAATTACAATGGGACGCTACTGATAAAGATGGAGATGAACTGGAATATGAGATATGGCTTAATAAAGAAACTGAAGAATCAACTCGTATTGCTACACAAACACAAAAAGAATTAGAGATTAAAGATTTGGATATAGAACAAACATATAATGTCAAAATAATCGCAAAAGATGAAAAAGGTGGAATTGGTGAAGGTATATATTCATTTAAATTAGAAAATGAAGCACCGGAATTAGAAATAGATACAATGGAATCAACGACAAATGTAGCGGTAAATAAAGATATTACAATTGAAGCAACGGTTGTAGATTATTACATACCGTTAGGTAATACATTTGGTTTCACAGTAAAATTAACAAATATTACAGAAAATACAGAAGAAGAAATAATGAATATTTCTGAAGAGGGTAGTGAAATAAATAAAACATATGAAATAATAATTGATTCAGAAAAATTAAAAGCCGAAAACAAATATAGAATTGATATAACTGCATCTGATGGTATTAAAACTTCTCAGAAATCTTTAGAATTCGAAACTACTCATAATCCAGAGATAACAGAAATAAACCATATAGTAACAGGAGAGAAAGCCATAAAATTACAATGGGACGCTACTGATAAAGATGGAGATGACCTGGTATATGAGATATGGCTAAATAAAGAAACTGAAGAATCAACTCGTATTGCTACACAAACACAAAAAGAATTAGAAATTAAAGATTTGGATATAGAACAAACATATAATGTCAAAATAATTGCAAAAGATGAAAAAGGTGGAATTGGTGAAGGTATATATTCATTTAAATTAGCGGGAGATTTAGCTGAAAATACAGCACCGGAATTAGAAATAAGTACAATGGAATCAACAACAAATGTAGCGGTAAATAAAGATATTACAATTGAAGCAACGGTAGTAGATTATTACATACCGGAAGGTAATGTATTTGGTTTCACAGTAAAATTAACAAATATTACAGAAAATACAGAAGAAGAAATAATGAATATTTCTGAAGAGGGTAGCGAAATAAATAAAACATATGAAATAATAATTGATTCGGAAAAGATAAAAGCCGAAAATAAATATAGAATTGATATAGAAGCAACAGATGAGATGGAAACTACAAAGAAATCTATTGAATTCGAAACTACTCATAATCCTGAGATAACAGAAATAAACCATATAGTAACAGGAGAAAAAGCCATAAAATTACAATGGGACGCTACTGATAAAGATGGCGATGACCTGGTATATGAGATATGGCTTAATAAAGAAACTGAAGAATCAACTCGTATTGTTACACAAACACAAAAAGATTTGGAAATTAAAGATTTGGATATAGAACAAACATATAATGTCAAAATAATCGCAAAAGATGAAAAAGGTGGAATTGGTGAAGGTATATATTCATTTAAATTAGCGGGAGATTTAGCTGAAAATACAGCACCAGAATTAGAAATAAGTACAATGGAATCAACAACAAATGTAGCGGTAAATAAAGATATTACAATTGAAGCAACGGTAGTAGATTATTACATACCGGAAGGTAATGTATTTGGTTTCACAGTAAAATTAACAAATATTACAGAAAATATAGAAGAAGAAATAATGAATATTTCAGAAGAGGGTAGCGAAATAAATAAAACATATGAAATAATAATTGATTCAGAAAAATTAAAAGCTGAAAACAAATATAGAATTGATATAGAAGCAACGGATGAGATGGAAACTACAAAGAAATCTATAGAATTCGAAACTACTCATAATCCAGAGATCGAAATGATAAGTAATATTCCTCAAAATAACGTTGCAATAAATGAAAGTTATGAAGGTACTATAACCATAAAAGATATTGATGGTGATGAAATTAGTATTGAAGGTACTATAACAGGTATCAGCGATGGTCCAACTGAATTAATTAATAAAAAAGGAATAATAAGTGTTGACGGCACTCAAATAAAATATGAGTTGCCGAAAATAACAGTTAATGAAGATTATAAAATTGAAATTGTTGTATCAGATAATGTAGGTGGATTTAATATGATAGAATACACATTTACCACTACACATAATCCAACAATTACCAGTTTGGAAATAGAACAAATAGATGATGATACCTTAAAAATAAAGTGGGATGCTTCTGATGAAGACAATGATGAAATTAAATATGATTTAATAATATATAAAGAAGGAGAAGAATTTGATAGTGTCAAGGCATTAACAACAAATGAATATAATTTAGAAGCCCAACTCTTTAAAACATATAAATTCAAGTTAAAAGCATATGACGATAAAGGTGGGGAAATAATAAAGGAATCTGAAGAAATTTCAGCACATCCTGTAATTAATAAAGGTGAAATAAAAACATATAAAGATGAAGAATATATATATATATATGCTAATCTAAATTCACCACAAGGTATAGAATTTGAAATAAGCGTTGAGAATGAATTATTAACTGATGATGACCTATCAAGAATTGAAATTCCTCAAAGTATACAGGAAAGATTAAAAATGAACGCTATAAAAAAGATTGTGTACGGCAAAATAATAGTAAGTTTTGTATTTGAAGATAACATGGAAATTAATGAAGAGAAATTATTGGCAATTAATATGGATGGATTTGATTTAGATGAAGTAAATGTAAATTACAACATATTAACAATATCATTATCATTAGAATGGAAATTTGAAACAGATGATTGGGTAACCTCCTCCCCAGCAATTGGAGTCGATGGCACTATTTATGTTGGCAATAGAGGTGGTAACATATATGTAATAAAAGCTGATGGAACATTGAAGCGAAAATATGAATCAATCTATTTAGGAATATCTTCCCTTGCGATAGGAATAGATGGTTCTGTTTATTTTGGAAGTGGTTGGTATATACGTGCAATTAATCCTGATGGCTCTCTGAAATGGAATTTCAAGACAGCCGGCGGGTTAGTATTATCCTCCCCAGCAATTGGAGCCGACGGCACCATTTATGTTGGTTCAGATGATCATTATTTATATGCAATAAACCCTGATGGGTCTCTGAAATGGAAATTTAAAACAGAAGGAAAAATATTCTCTTCCCCAGCAATTGGAGCCGACGGCACCATTTATGTTGGTTCAGATGATAATTATTTATATGCAATAAACCCTGATGGGTCTCTAAAATGGAAATTTGAAACTAATGGTAGTTTTGGTTTGTCTTCCCCAGCAATTGGAGCCGACGGCACCATTTATGTTGGTTCAGATGATAATTATTTATATGCAATAAACCCTGATGAGTCTTTAAAATGGAAATTTGAAACTGGGGGTGATGTAGAGTCTTCCCCAGCAATTGGAGCCGACGGCACCATTTATGTTGGTTCAGATGATCATTATTTATATGCAATAAACCCTGATGGGTCTTTAAAATGGAAATTTGAAACTGGGGGTGATGTAGAGTCTTCCCCAGCAATTGGAGCCGATGGCACCGTTTATGTTGGTTCAGATGATCATTATTTATATGCAATAAATCCTGATGGGTCTTTAAAATGGAAATTTGAAACTGGGGGTGACGTAGAGTTCTCCCCAGCAATAGGAGCCGATGGCACCGTTTATATTGGAAGTAAGGATGGTCATATCTATGCAATAAACGATAATAACGGTGGCTTAGCAGACACATCATGGCCAATGTTCCATGCAAATTCGCAGCATACTGGTCGTGTTGATGAAGATAATTATTTGACTTCTGAAATAATCCTCAATGAAGATTTTGAAAATATAGATTTAGGAAAAATTCCTGAAGAATTCCATGTAAGATATAGTGGGCGTTCATATGGGGTTGTACAAGATGAAAATATGGACGATTCTGGAAATAAATTTTTAAAAGTATGGGGGAAACCATATTGGGGATGTGATATAGAATATTATTTTGATATATTTAATTATCAAAAAATTGAATTTAATTATAGAATATATGCATCAGATACAAACAAAATCCATCGGGGTGGGGTTTCGTTCATTAATCCTGATGTTTCATGGGGATGGGGATGTGGAGGAGCCAACATTTGGGATAATGGTAATATACGTTTTGTAACTAATAAAAATGAAGAAATAAAAGTAAAAGTTTATAATATAAACTCGTGGAATAAAGTAAAAGCCATACTTTTCCCTAATGAAAAATATGGAAAGGTTTATATAAACGGAAAATTAATATATGAACAATGGATAAACGATGATGGGTATTCTTCTATAATAAAAGTTTACTTACCAGATAATAAAACTATTGAATACACAGTAACTCCGAAATCTGAATATCAAGATCCAAATGCATATAAAGGGCTTAAAGGTATTAGAATTGGAGATGGCGCAGACAGCACAGGAGATAATGATATTCCTACATATTTTGATGATTTTGTGATTATAGGATATAAATAGTAATTTCTCAAATTTCAAATTTTGCGAATACACTTGTGAATGGGAAAATATAGAGTGAGGTGATAATAATGCAAAAAAGAATAACATTGTTAATTATGGTCATAATATTAATACTGATAACAGGTTGTATGAAATTTGATAAAACAAAAAAATGGAATACTACAAGTGATTTGATTACAAATGAAAAAATAGTGAGCATTATTGAAAAAAATGATGGTGTAGAAATAGTAGCATTAAATAATAAATTAAAAACCATAGAAATAAAATTATCAAAAGATACAGAAATAATCGAAAATCCTAAGACATTGAAAATAAAAAAAGACAATATAGTCGCAATATCTAAAATAGGAAAAACATTTGACATAAATGAAAAAATAGTATTTTTAAAAAATTTAACCAAAACAGATTTAAAAATTACAGCACTAAACTTTAAAAATGA
This sequence is a window from Marinitoga sp. 1197. Protein-coding genes within it:
- a CDS encoding PQQ-binding-like beta-propeller repeat protein, with product MKKFYFLILLLAFILLFFSGCILTREVPKPDPGKDIYIILDGSENEITVKLNWKVDTQEPLKYMVYFGKNPDKMDKIAEIEKIAEFTYKFKYTPTIKTYYWKVVAVNAAGKRAISDIRRIYIILKPEAKINIKSEVTETSTKNEYILRENDLKYSIELTPKDERLSNYEYEYEYREKIIYEGETISEATKIVNDIFEFENIIEDKGLGKYEIKVFPYYKNKTTNETIDGKEIHVIVNRDNYFPEITEINHIVTGEKAIKLQWDATDKDGDELEYEIWLNKETEESTRIATQTQKELEIKDLDIEQTYNVKIIAKDEKGGIGEGIYSFKLENEAPELEIDTMESTTNVAVNKDITIEATVVDYYIPLGNTFGFTVKLTNITENTEEEIMNISEEGSEINKTYEIIIDSEKLKAENKYRIDITASDGIKTSQKSLEFETTHNPEITEINHIVTGEKAIKLQWDATDKDGDDLVYEIWLNKETEESTRIATQTQKELEIKDLDIEQTYNVKIIAKDEKGGIGEGIYSFKLAGDLAENTAPELEISTMESTTNVAVNKDITIEATVVDYYIPEGNVFGFTVKLTNITENTEEEIMNISEEGSEINKTYEIIIDSEKIKAENKYRIDIEATDEMETTKKSIEFETTHNPEITEINHIVTGEKAIKLQWDATDKDGDDLVYEIWLNKETEESTRIVTQTQKDLEIKDLDIEQTYNVKIIAKDEKGGIGEGIYSFKLAGDLAENTAPELEISTMESTTNVAVNKDITIEATVVDYYIPEGNVFGFTVKLTNITENIEEEIMNISEEGSEINKTYEIIIDSEKLKAENKYRIDIEATDEMETTKKSIEFETTHNPEIEMISNIPQNNVAINESYEGTITIKDIDGDEISIEGTITGISDGPTELINKKGIISVDGTQIKYELPKITVNEDYKIEIVVSDNVGGFNMIEYTFTTTHNPTITSLEIEQIDDDTLKIKWDASDEDNDEIKYDLIIYKEGEEFDSVKALTTNEYNLEAQLFKTYKFKLKAYDDKGGEIIKESEEISAHPVINKGEIKTYKDEEYIYIYANLNSPQGIEFEISVENELLTDDDLSRIEIPQSIQERLKMNAIKKIVYGKIIVSFVFEDNMEINEEKLLAINMDGFDLDEVNVNYNILTISLSLEWKFETDDWVTSSPAIGVDGTIYVGNRGGNIYVIKADGTLKRKYESIYLGISSLAIGIDGSVYFGSGWYIRAINPDGSLKWNFKTAGGLVLSSPAIGADGTIYVGSDDHYLYAINPDGSLKWKFKTEGKIFSSPAIGADGTIYVGSDDNYLYAINPDGSLKWKFETNGSFGLSSPAIGADGTIYVGSDDNYLYAINPDESLKWKFETGGDVESSPAIGADGTIYVGSDDHYLYAINPDGSLKWKFETGGDVESSPAIGADGTVYVGSDDHYLYAINPDGSLKWKFETGGDVEFSPAIGADGTVYIGSKDGHIYAINDNNGGLADTSWPMFHANSQHTGRVDEDNYLTSEIILNEDFENIDLGKIPEEFHVRYSGRSYGVVQDENMDDSGNKFLKVWGKPYWGCDIEYYFDIFNYQKIEFNYRIYASDTNKIHRGGVSFINPDVSWGWGCGGANIWDNGNIRFVTNKNEEIKVKVYNINSWNKVKAILFPNEKYGKVYINGKLIYEQWINDDGYSSIIKVYLPDNKTIEYTVTPKSEYQDPNAYKGLKGIRIGDGADSTGDNDIPTYFDDFVIIGYK
- a CDS encoding caspase family protein translates to MNKKTILLILLIGYLINIAYSNKYGIIIINSRYEDPTIEDLNYSKNVLKTMTSIYKKLNIPEENILKIYGSDGEKNTRNKIIKEIYLFSKKIESKIRKNDIIFFYYSGHGDYDIKNGKKTLYIVPEDAIKKIKETFLPLNLLMKFFDFFIKQGANIINIFDACYLGKQDIAEIPTFDQWITIGISEKTSDNILTKTLSDTINEYLKNPEYTKLTINDLYNELDGKIPGITVYPKVLLPIHSKEAKGGAAILIDTNIPIWMIKKGILEYSLDDSSWKKVPITKIIFLNDLSPGEHNIKLRVIRKGIEEKFSNEDFKVTSENNINVKIKIYIEILAKIRFIDKNKNILKNVKIILDENLKYFFDDEDKTFIIKSKNFYKTFLIKAYYKNEILKILIDPGNEKEYNPYLIKKFEITDNDGKIALFNFNNFSSSLLNKMKKLVQNIKVSEINSFDNLNKYSLLIISNDNWSDLYFIESYEKESIINFLNNGGKILSFYDNSADSFLLSNGFIKNIRSFEEYEGGVFQLDNIKFRIHSKTYTYLPSINEEIIAMYNGEAVMYLNEFGNGKIYICGIKPEFLSDEDFLYLINYVQNN